From Aedes albopictus strain Foshan chromosome 1, AalbF5, whole genome shotgun sequence, one genomic window encodes:
- the LOC109431497 gene encoding excitatory amino acid transporter 3 produces the protein MRREQIQAFVKENLLTFLTIGGVIVGIVLGIGLREVPAEGEKWSPRDVSYINFIGDIFLRMLKALILPLIVTSLIAAVGSLDLSLSGKIGGRAVLYYVITTVMAVILGIILVVTIQPGKGAEETSGSEKGEVRNVTTADTLLDLVRNMFPPNLVQACLQQYQTVLTPPKSNPAESDLLLWSVGGKFVDGMNIIGLVVASIVFGIALGALKDDVQLVLKFFQQLSHTIMKVTGWVIWLSPIGVLFLITAKLLEMDDLGEIFGKLGLYFAVVAGGIVFHGFVILPTIFFLFTRKNPVKFVANMGQAIATAFGTSSSSATLPVTMQCLEDKNHIDPRVSRFVLPIGATINMDGTALYEAVAAIFIAQLRGLSLTFGNIVAISITATAASIGAAGIPQAGLVTLVMVLDTVGLPAEDVSLIIAVDWLLDRFRTVVNVLGDSFGAAIVAHYSQKELATIPSSSEINGKPQRNSMAHSAETVLFEERL, from the exons ATGCGGCGGGAGCAGATTCAAGCGTTCGTCAAGGAGAATCTGCTGACGTTTTTGACTATTGGCGGAGTCATCGTTGGAATAGTGCTTGGTATTGGCCTCAGGGAAGTTCCAGCGGAAGGTGAAAAATGGAGTCCTCGCGATGTATCGTACATCAACTTCATCGGAGATATCTTCCTGCGTATGCTGAAAGCGTTGATCCTACCTCTGATTGTAACGTCTCTCATCGCTGCCGTCGGTTCCCTCGATTTGTCACTTTCGGGGAAGATCGGAGGTCGAGCTGTCCTGTACTACGTGATAACAACGGTAATGGCGGTAATTTTAGGTATTATCCTAGTTGTAACCATTCAACCCGGCAAAGGAGCCGAAGAAACCAGCGGCTCAGAAAAGGGTGAAGTACGAAACGTTACAACGGCTGACACGCTGCTGGATTTGGTACGGAACATGTTTCCACCGAACCTGGTTCAAGCCTGTCTACAGCAGTACCAAACTGTTCTGACGCCCCCGAAAAGTAACCCGGCAGAAAGCGATCTGCTTCTCTGGTCCGTTGGTGGAAAATTCGTCGATGGGATGAACATAATCGGGTTGGTGGTAGCATCTATTGTGTTCGGCATAGCACTTGGAGCGCTGAAGGATGATGTCCAGCTAgtgctgaaattctttcaacagCTGTCGCACACGATCATGAAAGTAACCGGATGGGTTATTTG GCTGTCCCCCATCGGTGTACTGTTTCTGATTACCGCGAAACTGTTGGAGATGGACGACCTCGGGGAGATTTTCGGTAAACTGGGACTATACTTTGCCGTAGTTGCTGGTGGAATTGTATTTCACGGGTTCGTCATCTTGCCGACGATATTTTTCCTGTTCACCCGTAAAAACCCAGTCAAATTTGTGGCAAACATGGGCCAAGCGATTGCCACCGCTTTCGGGACCTCATCCAGTTCGGCGACTCTGCCAGTGACAATGCAGTGCCTAGAGGACAAAAACCACATCGATCCACGGGTGTCGCGATTTGTGCTACCCATTGGAGCCACCATCAATATGGATGGAACTGCGCTGTACGAAGCCGTGGCAGCCATTTTTATTGCTCAACTCAGAG GACTTTCCCTCACTTTTGGAAACATCGTAGCTATTAGCATAACGGCAACGGCAGCCAGTATAGGcgcagcaggaattcctcaagccggATTAGTCACCTTGGTGATGGTATTGGATACAGTTGGGCTGCCAGCCGAGGATGTATCCCTTATCATTGCTGTGGATTGGTTGTT GGATCGTTTCCGAACCGTTGTGAACGTATTGGGAGACAGTTTTGGAGCGGCTATCGTCGCTCACTACAGCCAAAAGGAACTGGCAACAATTCCTTCCAGCAGTGAGATTAACGGCAAACCTCAACGCAACTCAATGGCGCACAGTGCCGAGACAGTGCTGTTCGAAGAAAGGCTTTAA
- the LOC134289745 gene encoding uncharacterized protein LOC134289745 yields the protein MILRSLPSSYDTLTTALESRSDADLTLELVAGVQGRSSKKKKPLICHRCKKEGHKQFECPQRARDSDGDPKPKRKQPPKKREDFVSFAFAAGACANSDGSKPWVVDSGATRHTVADRSFFSEPNSCDIKYVKLADGKLTKVEGQGCGTIECCDENRLPRQMNISVALYTPDLAMNLLSVPAIMQMLIFDARGCQITRDGTTMVVATLKHGLYQLKQPEEVALSVSGHHNKDCPHVRHRRFGHRDPAAIIRMKKNDLVSGLEMFDCGIDEPCDCCLKGKSFMKQPPGFRSDDNLVCRLKRCL from the exons ATGATTTTGAGGAGTTTGCCGAGTTCCTACGATACCCTGACGACTGCCCTTGAGAGCCGGTCCGACGCGGATCTCACACTGGAACTC GTTGCTGGGGTACAAGGCCGAAGCAGCAAGAAGAAGAAGCCTCTGATTTGTCACCGGTGCAAAAAGGAAGGCCATAAGCAGTTCGAGTGcccgcagcgagctcgtgattcggACGGTGACCCGAAGCCGAAACGAAAACAACCCCCGAAGAAAAGAGAAGATTTTGTTTCGTTTGCTTTCGCGGCCGGCGCGTGTGCTAATTCCGACGGCTCGAAGCCGTGGGTTGTGGACTCTGGTGCGACTCGCCACACGGTTGCCGATCGGAGCTTCTTTAGTGAACCGAACAGTTGTGACATTAAATATGTGAAGCTAGCCGACGGAAAATTAACGAAAGTGGAAGGCCAGGGGTGTGGCACAATCGAGTGTTGCGATGAAAACCGACTACCAAGACAAATGAACATAAGTGTCGCGCTTTACACACCTGACCTTGCCATGAACTTGTTGTCGGTGCCGGCGATAATGCAGATGCTGATTTTTGATGCTCGTGGGTGCCAAATCACGCGCGACGGAACGACGATGGTCGTGGCAACGTTGAAGCATGGACTGTACCAGCTAAAGCAACCGGAGGAGGTGGCGTTATCTGTAAGCGGGCATCACAACAAAGACTGCCCGCACGTCAGGCATAGAAGGTTCGGGCACAGGGACCCGGCAGCGATTATCCGGATGAAAAAGAACGACCTGGTAAGCGGTTTGGAAATGTTTGATTGTGGCATCGATGAGCCTTGCGACTGTTGCCTGAAGGGGAAGAGCTTTATGAAGCAGCCTCCCGGATTTCGGTCGGATGATAATCTGGTCTGTCGGCTGAAACGCTGCCTCTAG